ACAAGATGAAAATGAAGAGCCCGTTTCAGGCGTAACAGTAACTCTTAAAGATGATACTGGTAAAGTAATCGCAACAACAACAACAGATGAAACAGGACACTACATCTTTGAAGATCTTGAAGATGGAACATATACAGTAGAATTCACAGTACCAGAAGGTTACGAAGTAACACCTGTTACATCTAATGAAGAAAATGTAGATGGAAATTCAAATAAAGCAGTAACACCAGCAACAATCGATGGTGAAGATAATATGACAATCGATTTAGGATTAGTCGTATCAGAAAAACCATGTGTGAAAATTGGAGACTACGTATGGAACGATGAGAACCGTAACGGAATCCAGGACAAAGGCGAACAACCAATCGCTGGAGTAACAGTAACACTTGAAGACGAAAATGGTAAAGTGATCGAAACAACGACAACAGATGAGAATGGTTACTATGTATTTGAATGTGTAGAACCAGGAAAATATGTTGTAAACTTCGAGACACCAGAAGGAATGACACCAACAGTTAAAAACGAAGGCGATAACGATGGTAAAGATTCAGACGGAACAAGAGTACCAGTAACAGTAGGAGAAAAAGACGACTTAACAATCGACTCAGGATTCTACACACCAGAAAAACCATGTGTGAAAATTGGGGACTACGTATGGAACGATGAGAACCGTAACGGAATCCAGGACAAAGGCGAACAACCAATCGCTGGCGTAACAGTAACACTTGAAGACGAAAATGGTAAAGTGATCGCAACAACGACAACAGATGAGAATGGTTACTATGTATTTGAATGTGTAGAACCAGGAAAATATGTTGTAAACTTCGAGACACCAGAAGGAATGACACCAACAGTTAAAAACGAAGGCGATAACGATGGTAAAGATTCAGACGGAACAAGAGTATCAGTAACAGTAGGAGAAAAAGACGACTTAACAATCGACTCAGGATTCTATACACCTAAGAAAAATGAAGTTCCAGGAACACCGGTTCCAGGAAAAACTCCAAAAACACCAGAACAACCTGAAACTCCAAAAGCAAATGAATCGAAAGAAAATGTTACTAAAGAAACTCCAAAACAAGAATCAAACAAAACAGTAGTCACTCCTGCTCAAGAGCAAGAAGCTGCACCGACATCAACACCACAAGCTGAACCTAGCAAAAATACAGGTGGATTCTTACCACTTACAGGTGAAGCATTAAATGATAATATCATCTTAATCGGATCGTTATTATTAATCGGTTTCTTATTCTTAATCTTCGGCGTTAAGAGAAGAAGAAATCAATAATTGTTAAAAGAACTATCACAAAGAAGATCAGTCATTACTTGGCTGATCTTCTTTTTTTATTATTCTGTAGAGCTTTTGACTTTATTTTATAATAATTAGTTACTCAATAAAAAAGAAGGATAAATGCAAAATCATTTTGCACTTATCCTGCTTTATTATAGAGAATGATTATTGGTTATGATATTTACTATTTTAAATCTAAAGATTCATTAATTGAACTGTCTTCGCTACTTCCCTTATCATTAGAAACTAATGATTTAATACCTTCAACAACTGTTTTCACTTTATCATCTGTTGCCCAGTATTCTGCAGATTCAGGAACAACTTTAATGAGCACGACATTTGGATCTTCAGGTTTTGTGCTTAAGAATGCTTCGATTCCTTTATTCCAGTATTCTTTAATTTTCTCATTATCATTAACGATTGAAGCATTCCCAGCAATAGATACAAATCCCTTTTTAGTGAATGCTAAGTTTACACGATTATCGTTTTCTATTTCTTCTGTTTTTTCAGTACGAGTAGACATAAACCATATGTTGCCACTAGCATCAACTTCTTGATAGCTCATTGGTCGTGAAACGAGTTTATTATCCTGAATTGTTGTCATCATTGCAATATCATTTTTTTCTATTAATTCAAATAACTTATTATAGTTTTCTTTTTGATTCATATTATCGCCTCCATATTCTTTATATATTATAATTACCCTACATATTTATGTATTATGCATAGAAAGAGGTTAAGTATGGAAAGAGAGTTTGTAACGATTGATGAAATTATTGAGATGGGAGTACCTTATCGATTGTTTTCGATCTGGATGACAAATGGGTTAATTGACATTGCCTATCAATCAAAGAAAGAACGTTTCTTTTGGAAGAAAGATATAGAAAATTTGATAGAAAAATTTATAAACTAAATATTCAGAATTATCTATAAATATCTATTGCCATACATCTTTAGTGAATATATAATTAATAAGTGTATCGCTTCACTATTATATTTAAGGGGATGGATGTATGGAAGGGATTGTAAGCTTTTTAAACGAAATTGTATGGAGTAAACCATTAGTCTATGGATTGTTATTGACAGGTATATTATTTTCTTTAATGATGAAGTTCTTCCAGGTGAGGCATCTAAAGGAAATGATTCGACTAATGTTTCAAGGGGAGAAGTCGCCTACAGGGATTTCTAGTTTCCAGGCAATTGCTTTATCGCTTGCTGGACGTGTAGGGACGGGTAACATCGTCGGAGTTTCAACAGCGATTTATATCGGTGGTCCAGGTGCTGTATTCTGGATGTGGATGACTGCATTTTTAGGTGCGAGTTCAGCTTTTATCGAATCTACTTTAGCACAGATTTATAAGAAAGAGATTAACGGTGAGTACCGTG
Above is a window of Macrococcoides canis DNA encoding:
- a CDS encoding pyridoxamine 5'-phosphate oxidase family protein, with the translated sequence MNQKENYNKLFELIEKNDIAMMTTIQDNKLVSRPMSYQEVDASGNIWFMSTRTEKTEEIENDNRVNLAFTKKGFVSIAGNASIVNDNEKIKEYWNKGIEAFLSTKPEDPNVVLIKVVPESAEYWATDDKVKTVVEGIKSLVSNDKGSSEDSSINESLDLK